The following coding sequences lie in one Saccharopolyspora hordei genomic window:
- a CDS encoding UDP-N-acetylmuramate dehydrogenase produces the protein MATVNPSKSGAEDVRGSTTHAAGARAGVPLADHTTLRLGGPAASWVVATRPDELTDAVRAADADGERLLVLGGGSNVVVADEGFDGHVVRVATKGRQYDSVGDGLVQLTAEAGEDWDDLVADTVRQGLGGLECLSGIPGLTGATPVQNVGAYGVEVSELLVSVDLLDRRTGQVRTVPATELGLTYRGSVLKHSDAAVVLRVRFLLRDDDRSAPIRYGELARALDVEPGTQVDVASAREAVLALRRGKGMVLDPDDHDTWSAGSFFTNPIVAEDELPGVLERITARVGADQRVPQYPADGGVKLSAAWLIERAGFGKGHQGPGGRVSLSTKHTLALTNRGAATTHDLLSLAREVRDGVRLAFGVSLAPEPVLVDCSL, from the coding sequence TTGGCAACCGTGAACCCCTCCAAGTCCGGTGCCGAAGACGTGCGCGGCAGCACAACGCACGCGGCCGGTGCCCGCGCTGGCGTCCCCCTGGCCGACCACACCACCCTGCGGCTGGGCGGACCCGCGGCGAGCTGGGTGGTCGCGACCCGGCCCGACGAGCTCACCGACGCGGTCCGCGCCGCCGACGCCGACGGCGAGCGGCTGCTCGTGCTCGGCGGCGGCTCCAACGTCGTGGTGGCCGACGAGGGGTTCGACGGGCACGTGGTCCGCGTCGCCACCAAGGGGCGCCAGTACGACAGCGTCGGCGACGGGCTGGTGCAGCTCACCGCGGAGGCGGGCGAGGACTGGGACGACCTCGTCGCCGACACCGTGCGGCAGGGCCTGGGCGGGCTGGAGTGCCTGTCCGGCATCCCCGGCCTGACCGGCGCGACCCCGGTGCAGAACGTCGGCGCCTACGGCGTGGAGGTCTCCGAGCTGCTGGTCTCGGTCGACCTGCTCGACCGCCGCACCGGGCAGGTGCGCACCGTCCCGGCCACCGAGCTGGGCCTGACCTACCGCGGCAGCGTGCTCAAGCACAGCGACGCCGCCGTGGTGCTGCGCGTCCGGTTCCTGCTGCGCGACGACGACCGCTCCGCCCCCATCCGCTACGGCGAGCTGGCCCGCGCCCTCGACGTCGAGCCGGGCACCCAGGTGGACGTGGCCAGCGCGCGCGAGGCGGTGCTGGCGCTGCGGCGCGGCAAGGGCATGGTGCTCGACCCGGACGACCACGACACCTGGAGCGCCGGCTCGTTCTTCACCAACCCGATCGTCGCCGAGGACGAGCTGCCCGGGGTGCTGGAGCGCATCACCGCCCGCGTGGGCGCCGACCAGCGGGTCCCGCAGTACCCGGCCGACGGCGGGGTGAAGCTGTCCGCCGCGTGGCTCATCGAGCGGGCCGGGTTCGGCAAGGGCCACCAGGGCCCGGGCGGGCGGGTCAGCCTGTCCACCAAGCACACCCTCGCGCTGACCAACCGCGGCGCCGCGACCACCCACGACCTGCTCAGCCTTGCGCGTGAAGTTCGGGACGGCGTACGCCTGGCCTTCGGCGTTTCGCTGGCACCTGAGCCAGTCTTGGTGGACTGTTCGCTGTAG
- a CDS encoding DUF2505 domain-containing protein has translation MARRIEHRSTSEWPAVRLYEALIDVEYLNDRLAELGGDSAELVQHVSTDEGARFQIRHAVPADTLPSLARTVVGGDLTIDRSESWRREEDGHFAGEIAAEIAGAPCTITGSMWLRDAGGAVTSEFVVDGNVRVNVPFVGGKLEDLVADQVQKLLSAEERFTSEWLSRRG, from the coding sequence ATGGCACGCCGCATCGAGCACCGAAGCACCTCCGAGTGGCCCGCGGTCCGGTTGTACGAGGCGCTGATCGACGTCGAGTACCTCAACGACCGGCTCGCCGAGCTCGGCGGGGACAGCGCGGAGCTGGTGCAGCACGTGTCGACCGACGAGGGCGCGCGGTTCCAGATCCGGCACGCCGTCCCCGCGGACACGCTGCCGTCCCTGGCCCGCACGGTGGTCGGCGGGGACCTCACGATCGACCGCAGCGAGTCGTGGCGGCGCGAGGAGGACGGGCACTTCGCGGGCGAGATCGCGGCCGAGATCGCCGGGGCGCCGTGCACCATCACCGGCTCGATGTGGCTGCGCGACGCCGGGGGCGCGGTGACCAGCGAGTTCGTGGTCGACGGGAACGTGCGGGTGAACGTGCCGTTCGTGGGCGGCAAGCTCGAGGACCTGGTGGCCGACCAGGTGCAGAAGCTGCTCAGCGCCGAGGAGCGCTTCACCTCCGAGTGGCTGAGCCGCCGCGGATGA
- a CDS encoding pyridoxal phosphate-dependent aminotransferase, with amino-acid sequence MRTPALTTRLRPFTSTIFAEITELARRTGAVNLGQGFPDTDGPEGMLRVAQEAIANGVNQYPPGAGEPDLRAAISEHRSTRYGIEHDPEGEVLVTVGATEALTAAMIALVEPGEEVVLIEPYYDSYPVAVAMAGGVRRTVALRQGPDHRFELDLEALRAAVGPQTRALVLNSPHNPTGTVFTDAELAAIAEVCRENDVIAITDEVYEHLLYDGREHHPLATLPGMAERTLSISSVGKSFSATGWKIGWVCGPAELVAAVRAAKQFMTFVGGAPFQPAVAHALRHELDWVEQLRKDLQRKRDRLAEGLTEAGFDVLSSEGTYFICADVRPLGFDDGAELCRSLPERIGLAAIPVQVFCDDPDPVRHLVRFAFCKRDEVLDEAIARLHKLG; translated from the coding sequence GTGCGTACTCCAGCCCTCACCACCAGGTTGCGCCCGTTCACCTCGACGATCTTCGCCGAGATCACCGAACTGGCCCGCCGGACCGGCGCGGTCAACCTCGGCCAGGGCTTCCCGGACACCGACGGCCCCGAGGGCATGCTGCGGGTCGCTCAGGAGGCGATCGCCAACGGCGTGAACCAGTACCCGCCCGGGGCCGGTGAGCCCGACCTGCGCGCCGCGATCTCCGAGCACCGCTCCACGCGCTACGGCATCGAGCACGACCCCGAGGGCGAGGTCCTCGTGACCGTCGGCGCCACCGAGGCGCTGACCGCCGCGATGATCGCCCTGGTCGAGCCGGGCGAGGAGGTCGTGCTCATCGAGCCGTACTACGACTCCTACCCGGTCGCGGTCGCGATGGCCGGTGGGGTGCGCCGCACCGTCGCGCTCCGGCAGGGCCCCGACCACCGCTTCGAGCTCGACCTGGAGGCGCTGCGCGCCGCGGTCGGACCGCAGACGCGCGCCCTGGTGCTGAACTCGCCGCACAACCCGACCGGCACGGTGTTCACCGACGCCGAGCTGGCCGCCATCGCCGAGGTCTGCCGCGAGAACGACGTCATCGCCATCACCGACGAGGTCTACGAACACCTCCTCTACGACGGTCGGGAACACCACCCGCTGGCCACCCTGCCCGGGATGGCCGAGCGGACGCTGTCGATCTCGAGCGTGGGCAAGAGCTTCAGCGCCACCGGCTGGAAGATCGGCTGGGTCTGCGGCCCGGCCGAACTGGTCGCCGCGGTGCGCGCGGCCAAGCAGTTCATGACCTTCGTCGGCGGCGCCCCGTTCCAGCCCGCGGTCGCGCACGCGCTGCGCCACGAGCTCGACTGGGTCGAGCAGCTGCGCAAGGACCTCCAGCGCAAGCGGGACCGGCTCGCCGAAGGCCTGACCGAAGCGGGCTTCGACGTCCTCAGCAGTGAGGGCACCTACTTCATCTGCGCCGACGTCCGCCCGCTCGGGTTCGACGACGGTGCCGAGCTGTGCCGGTCGCTCCCGGAGCGCATCGGCCTCGCCGCGATCCCGGTGCAGGTCTTCTGCGACGACCCGGACCCGGTCCGGCACCTGGTCCGCTTCGCGTTCTGCAAGCGCGACGAGGTGCTGGACGAAGCGATCGCCCGCCTCCACAAGCTCGGCTGA
- a CDS encoding DUF445 domain-containing protein: MKAVAGGLLLFAAVVYVVARWQESGGAAWAGYLRAAAEAGMVGALADWFAVTALFRRPLGLPIPHTAIIPTRKDVIGRSLGDFVGSNFLSEQVVRDKLRRAQISRRLGGWIDDQDHAERVTSELATAVRGAVQVLRDEDVQAVLEQAVVRKVLAQPFGPPLGRILAQVFADGSHHKLVDLVCDRAYDWVRDNHDTVLRVVSQRAPSWSPKFFDAIVADKIYSEVLSFAWAVKTDPEHQMRKAVDRFLVEFADDLQHDPKTMAKAEQIQQQVLEHPEVQNLVASAWGTAKKMLLDAAEDPSSELRVRVRDGLRSLGRRVVEEPELQAKVDGWLEGAAVHVVSNYRAELTTLITDTIERWDAQETSRKIELQVGRDLQFIRINGTVVGALAGLAIYSVSQLFF, encoded by the coding sequence ATGAAGGCCGTCGCCGGCGGGCTCCTGCTGTTCGCGGCCGTCGTCTACGTCGTCGCGCGCTGGCAGGAGAGCGGCGGCGCGGCGTGGGCGGGCTACCTGCGGGCCGCCGCCGAGGCGGGCATGGTCGGTGCGCTGGCGGACTGGTTCGCGGTCACCGCGCTGTTCCGGCGGCCGCTCGGGCTGCCCATCCCGCACACCGCGATCATCCCCACGCGCAAGGACGTGATCGGCCGCAGCCTCGGCGACTTCGTCGGCTCCAACTTCCTGTCCGAGCAGGTGGTGCGCGACAAGCTGCGCCGGGCCCAGATCAGCCGGCGCCTGGGCGGGTGGATCGACGACCAGGACCACGCCGAGCGGGTCACCTCGGAGCTGGCCACCGCCGTGCGCGGTGCCGTGCAGGTGCTGCGGGACGAGGACGTGCAGGCCGTGCTCGAGCAGGCGGTGGTGCGCAAGGTGCTGGCGCAGCCGTTCGGTCCGCCGCTCGGGCGGATCCTGGCGCAGGTCTTCGCCGACGGCTCGCACCACAAGCTGGTCGACCTGGTCTGCGACCGGGCCTACGACTGGGTGCGGGACAACCACGACACCGTGCTGCGCGTGGTCAGCCAGCGTGCGCCGTCCTGGTCGCCGAAGTTCTTCGACGCCATCGTGGCCGACAAGATCTACTCCGAGGTGCTGTCGTTCGCGTGGGCGGTCAAGACCGACCCCGAGCACCAGATGCGCAAGGCGGTCGACCGGTTCCTGGTCGAGTTCGCCGACGACCTGCAGCACGACCCGAAGACGATGGCCAAGGCCGAGCAGATCCAGCAGCAGGTGCTGGAGCACCCCGAGGTGCAGAACCTGGTGGCCTCGGCCTGGGGCACCGCGAAGAAGATGCTGCTCGACGCCGCTGAGGACCCGTCGAGCGAACTGCGCGTGCGGGTCCGCGACGGCCTGCGCTCGCTGGGCCGCCGGGTCGTCGAGGAGCCCGAGCTGCAGGCCAAGGTGGACGGCTGGCTCGAGGGCGCCGCGGTGCACGTGGTGTCCAACTACCGCGCCGAGCTCACCACGCTGATCACCGACACCATCGAGCGGTGGGACGCCCAGGAGACCTCGCGCAAGATCGAGCTCCAGGTCGGGCGCGACCTGCAGTTCATCCGGATCAACGGCACGGTGGTCGGCGCGCTCGCCGGCCTGGCGATCTACAGCGTCTCCCAGCTCTTCTTCTGA
- a CDS encoding CGNR zinc finger domain-containing protein, with translation MVFVNSRAVAPEAVRPPTLGAVDLDFDHDIELVLAFLNTCDAEKGTETLDDHDQWQQWCTDRGFEAVPAVEAAREIRDSMRNAVSYGARPPELATTAWPVQVRLRRGIPVLTGVDALGTVLVAATRLVHTGHWDRIKICPAEGCLWAFYDRSRNRSRTWCSMRVCGNREKARSWRERHTTSA, from the coding sequence ATGGTGTTCGTGAACAGCAGAGCTGTCGCTCCGGAGGCGGTCCGGCCACCGACGCTGGGAGCGGTCGATCTCGACTTCGACCACGACATCGAGCTAGTCCTTGCCTTCCTCAACACCTGCGACGCGGAGAAGGGCACCGAAACTCTCGACGATCACGACCAGTGGCAGCAGTGGTGCACCGACCGGGGGTTCGAAGCAGTACCCGCCGTTGAAGCAGCGCGCGAGATCCGCGACTCCATGCGCAACGCGGTCTCCTACGGCGCCAGACCTCCCGAACTGGCCACCACCGCGTGGCCGGTGCAGGTCCGGCTCCGACGCGGGATACCCGTCCTGACCGGCGTCGACGCCCTCGGCACCGTGCTGGTGGCCGCCACCCGCCTGGTGCACACGGGGCACTGGGACAGGATCAAGATCTGCCCGGCCGAGGGCTGCCTGTGGGCGTTCTACGACCGGTCCCGCAACCGCTCCCGCACCTGGTGCTCGATGCGGGTGTGCGGCAACCGGGAGAAGGCCCGTTCCTGGCGCGAGCGCCACACGACCAGCGCATGA
- a CDS encoding helix-turn-helix domain-containing protein, which yields MERVDKAVNKAVNQAVSDLGSYIRTQRKNAQISLRQLAKLAGVSNPYLSQVERGLRKPSAEILQQIAKGLRISAEALYVQAGILERRESGPVVDAILADPVLDERQKQVLLDIYASFRREHDAGAGEDSQRSEE from the coding sequence GTGGAACGTGTGGACAAAGCCGTCAACAAGGCCGTGAACCAAGCGGTCAGCGACCTCGGCAGCTACATCCGGACGCAACGCAAGAACGCCCAGATCTCGCTGCGGCAGCTGGCGAAGCTCGCCGGTGTGTCGAACCCGTACCTGAGCCAGGTGGAACGCGGGTTGCGCAAGCCGAGCGCGGAGATCCTGCAGCAGATCGCCAAGGGGCTGCGGATCTCCGCCGAAGCGCTCTACGTGCAAGCAGGGATCTTGGAGCGCCGCGAGAGCGGGCCGGTGGTCGACGCGATCCTCGCCGACCCCGTCCTCGACGAGCGGCAGAAACAAGTGCTTCTGGACATCTACGCCTCGTTCCGGCGGGAGCACGACGCCGGGGCGGGCGAGGACAGCCAGCGATCCGAGGAGTGA
- a CDS encoding MFS transporter yields the protein MSTREPVAVSVVAAATALPWLLVALPAGAVVDRWRLRGTLVAAHVSRCVVTPGLAALVLVDGAGVGALAVCGFLLGSAETFADSAAPRPSPTRQRRDPRRLGSAETFADSAGQSLLVAFAGPADLERANGRLVGVETVGVEIAGPLAAAALLARDPVLCFAVDALALGCAAALLTVVPSRPAAAPGPDRGPLAAEVRSGLRYLVRHRVLRTPVGVSA from the coding sequence GTGAGCACCCGGGAGCCGGTGGCCGTGTCGGTGGTGGCGGCGGCGACCGCGCTGCCGTGGCTGCTGGTCGCGCTGCCGGCCGGTGCGGTGGTCGACCGCTGGCGGCTGCGCGGCACCCTCGTCGCCGCCCACGTCTCCCGCTGCGTGGTGACGCCGGGGCTGGCCGCGCTCGTCCTCGTCGACGGCGCGGGCGTGGGGGCGCTGGCGGTGTGCGGGTTCCTGCTCGGCAGCGCCGAGACCTTCGCCGACTCGGCAGCGCCGAGACCCTCGCCGACTCGGCAGCGCCGAGACCCTCGCCGACTCGGCAGCGCCGAGACCTTCGCCGACTCGGCGGGCCAGTCGCTGCTGGTCGCGTTCGCCGGTCCGGCCGACCTGGAACGGGCCAACGGCCGGCTGGTGGGCGTGGAGACCGTGGGCGTGGAGATCGCCGGACCGCTGGCGGCGGCCGCGCTGCTCGCCCGGGACCCCGTGCTGTGCTTCGCCGTCGACGCGCTCGCGCTGGGGTGCGCCGCGGCCCTGCTCACGGTCGTGCCGTCCCGGCCCGCCGCGGCGCCCGGTCCCGACCGGGGGCCGCTGGCGGCCGAGGTGCGGTCCGGGCTGCGGTACCTGGTGCGCCACCGGGTGCTGCGCACCCCCGTCGGCGTGTCGGCCTGA
- a CDS encoding VOC family protein — MTELSLAAFAIDCPDPRALADFYGRLLGWAVDEDSTDDWVELVDPRGGAPLAFQRDPEYRPPTWPGNEVPQMMHLDIRVRTLDEGHERAISAGATQLPQPPDRLDANFRVYADPVGHPFCMCAVQS; from the coding sequence ATGACGGAGTTGTCCCTGGCGGCGTTCGCGATCGACTGCCCGGACCCGCGGGCACTGGCCGACTTCTACGGGCGGCTGCTCGGCTGGGCGGTGGACGAGGACTCGACCGACGACTGGGTCGAGCTGGTGGACCCGCGCGGCGGTGCGCCGCTGGCCTTCCAGCGGGACCCCGAGTACCGGCCGCCGACCTGGCCCGGCAACGAGGTGCCGCAGATGATGCACCTCGACATCCGGGTGCGGACCCTCGACGAGGGGCACGAGCGCGCGATCTCGGCGGGAGCCACCCAGCTGCCGCAACCCCCTGACCGCCTGGACGCGAACTTCCGCGTCTACGCGGACCCGGTCGGTCACCCGTTCTGCATGTGCGCGGTCCAGTCCTGA
- a CDS encoding DUF2516 family protein → MAFTGLALYQWILLVIWFLGIPVGVFAFVHAALQRPDAFTAVDKLSKVKWLAITGAAALLLILDQRGPYGIIWIAGLVASLVYIVDVRPKVREVQGRSW, encoded by the coding sequence GTGGCATTCACCGGCTTGGCGTTGTACCAGTGGATCTTGCTGGTCATCTGGTTCCTGGGTATCCCGGTCGGGGTGTTCGCGTTCGTGCACGCGGCGCTGCAGCGACCTGACGCGTTCACCGCGGTCGACAAGCTGAGCAAGGTCAAGTGGCTGGCCATCACCGGTGCGGCCGCACTGCTGCTGATCCTGGACCAGCGCGGGCCGTACGGGATCATCTGGATCGCCGGGCTGGTCGCTTCGCTGGTCTACATCGTCGACGTGCGCCCGAAGGTGCGAGAGGTCCAGGGACGGTCCTGGTAG
- a CDS encoding class I SAM-dependent methyltransferase yields the protein MTSVPKKRAPRLAAGRARALGMPTRGTTNPNRLRRVDRWVLGTPWVSGAVRGAAEPVVIDLGYGATPVTTLEMAARLRPLHPQLRVVGLEIDPDRVARGKAVADPPALEFRRGGFELAGLAAGVRDFPGPALVRAFNVLRQYSEPEAWRHWEELCSRLAPDGLLVEGTCDEIGRRCCWVTLDRSGPLTFTLSCLPADLDKPSDLAERLPKTLIHRNVPGERVHALLAELDACWATAAPMAPFGPRIRWAHAVQLLADRGWPVLDRRRRWRLGELTVPWSTVAPER from the coding sequence ATGACGTCGGTCCCGAAGAAGCGGGCACCGCGGCTGGCGGCCGGTCGCGCCCGCGCGCTGGGCATGCCCACCCGCGGCACGACGAACCCGAACCGGCTGCGCCGCGTCGACCGGTGGGTGCTGGGCACCCCGTGGGTCTCCGGCGCGGTGCGGGGCGCGGCCGAGCCGGTGGTGATCGACCTCGGCTACGGCGCGACGCCGGTGACCACCCTGGAGATGGCCGCCCGGCTGCGCCCGCTGCACCCGCAGCTGCGGGTGGTCGGGCTGGAGATCGACCCGGACCGGGTGGCGAGGGGCAAGGCGGTCGCCGACCCGCCCGCGCTGGAGTTCCGCCGCGGCGGGTTCGAGCTGGCCGGGCTGGCCGCCGGGGTCCGCGACTTCCCCGGCCCGGCGCTGGTGCGGGCGTTCAACGTGCTCCGGCAGTACTCCGAGCCGGAGGCCTGGCGGCACTGGGAGGAGCTGTGCTCCCGGCTGGCCCCGGACGGGCTGCTCGTGGAGGGCACCTGCGACGAGATCGGGCGGCGCTGCTGCTGGGTGACGCTGGACCGCAGCGGCCCGCTCACGTTCACCCTGTCGTGCCTGCCCGCGGACCTCGACAAGCCGTCCGACCTGGCGGAGCGGCTGCCGAAGACGCTGATCCACCGCAACGTGCCGGGCGAGCGGGTGCACGCGCTGCTGGCCGAGCTCGACGCCTGCTGGGCGACGGCCGCGCCGATGGCCCCGTTCGGTCCCCGCATCCGCTGGGCGCACGCGGTGCAGCTGCTGGCCGACCGGGGCTGGCCGGTGCTGGACCGCCGCCGGCGCTGGCGCCTCGGCGAGCTGACCGTGCCGTGGTCGACGGTCGCCCCCGAGCGCTGA
- the purU gene encoding formyltetrahydrofolate deformylase — protein MSSSERRFVISFGCPDRTGIIARISSFLADFGGWIVEAGYHTDMETGWFFTRQEVRADSLPFGIDELRERFAAVAAEFGEESSWRVSDTGERRRVVILVSKAGHCLHDLLGRIGSGELDVDLRAVIGNHPDLGPITEAHGVPFHHVPFAKDPAAKAEAFKQVRELVDEHDPDAVVLARFMQVLPPELCEAWAGRALNIHHSFLPSFAGARPYHQAYDRGVKLIGATCHYVTPELDAGPIVEQDVIRVDHTDDVADMVRKGRDIEKLVLARGLRAHLEDRVLVHNRRTVVF, from the coding sequence GTGAGCTCTTCCGAACGGCGTTTCGTCATCAGCTTCGGCTGCCCCGACCGCACCGGCATCATCGCCCGGATCTCGTCCTTCCTCGCCGACTTCGGCGGGTGGATCGTCGAGGCCGGCTACCACACCGACATGGAGACCGGCTGGTTCTTCACCCGGCAGGAGGTGCGGGCCGACTCGCTGCCGTTCGGCATCGACGAGCTGCGCGAGCGCTTCGCCGCCGTCGCCGCGGAGTTCGGCGAGGAGAGCAGCTGGCGCGTCTCCGACACCGGGGAGCGGCGCCGCGTGGTGATCCTGGTGTCGAAGGCAGGGCACTGCCTGCACGACCTGCTCGGCCGGATCGGCTCCGGCGAGCTCGACGTCGACCTGCGCGCGGTCATCGGCAACCACCCGGACCTCGGCCCGATCACCGAGGCGCACGGCGTGCCGTTCCACCACGTGCCCTTCGCCAAGGACCCGGCCGCGAAGGCGGAGGCGTTCAAGCAGGTCCGGGAGCTGGTGGACGAGCACGACCCGGACGCCGTCGTGCTGGCCCGCTTCATGCAGGTGCTGCCGCCCGAGCTGTGCGAGGCGTGGGCGGGGCGCGCGCTGAACATCCACCACAGCTTCCTGCCGTCCTTCGCCGGCGCCCGGCCCTACCACCAGGCCTACGACCGCGGCGTGAAGCTGATCGGCGCGACCTGCCACTACGTGACCCCGGAGCTGGACGCCGGCCCGATCGTCGAGCAGGACGTGATCCGGGTGGACCACACCGACGACGTGGCGGACATGGTGCGCAAGGGCCGCGACATCGAGAAGCTCGTGCTGGCCCGCGGTCTCCGCGCCCACCTGGAGGACCGCGTCCTGGTGCACAACCGCCGCACCGTCGTCTTCTAG
- a CDS encoding alpha/beta hydrolase → MTLVVHGLGATEGEARIPSSGLPGTRVVVTLPGHGTAPDAPPGYWTYPTVAADVLAIADEVGATRAVGVSLGAGALTRLAAEHPDRFERLALLLPAALDRPRDVAATWSFERLADAVAAGDEAELRKLVAADLPADAEVGDYVEQRAAALMRLEDALRALPEQAPLADASPLRAVTSDVLVVAATDDPLHPTGVAEAVAAAFARARLEVFPSPAPMLTHRRELRGLLVDFLR, encoded by the coding sequence GTGACCCTGGTCGTGCACGGCTTGGGCGCGACCGAGGGCGAGGCCCGCATCCCGTCCTCCGGGCTGCCGGGCACCCGGGTCGTCGTCACGCTGCCCGGGCACGGCACGGCCCCGGACGCCCCGCCCGGCTACTGGACCTACCCGACCGTCGCCGCCGACGTCCTCGCGATCGCCGACGAGGTGGGGGCGACGCGCGCGGTCGGCGTCTCGCTGGGTGCGGGCGCGCTGACCCGCCTCGCCGCCGAGCACCCGGACCGGTTCGAGCGGCTGGCGCTGCTGCTCCCGGCGGCCCTGGACCGCCCCCGCGACGTCGCCGCCACCTGGTCCTTCGAGCGCCTCGCCGACGCCGTCGCGGCCGGTGACGAGGCGGAACTGCGCAAGCTCGTCGCCGCCGACCTGCCCGCGGACGCCGAGGTGGGCGACTACGTCGAGCAGCGGGCAGCGGCGTTGATGCGCCTCGAGGACGCCCTCCGCGCGCTGCCCGAGCAGGCACCGCTCGCCGACGCGTCCCCGCTGCGCGCGGTGACCTCGGACGTGCTCGTCGTCGCGGCCACCGACGACCCGCTGCACCCGACGGGGGTGGCCGAGGCGGTGGCCGCCGCCTTCGCCCGCGCGCGGCTGGAGGTCTTCCCCTCCCCGGCGCCGATGCTCACGCACCGCCGGGAGCTGCGCGGACTGCTGGTGGACTTCCTGCGGTGA
- a CDS encoding maleylpyruvate isomerase family mycothiol-dependent enzyme, which yields MASDLLHNALHDQAAAFRSAALRAGPNAEVATCPGWTVRHLVQHLGQAYSRAERSMHLEPGSPRPESARPPAEFDDVLAWWDERLAELRHTLSTVDPDRRVRFLTGSGTPGDWARRVAHETAIHRLDAEHALAALGPDHVHDLIFDPELAADGIDEFLTAVLPAVDWTKHDRAGQVLVHSPDAGRAWLVEFRPGEPPEAGPVTGAALEVDATIAGTADAVYRKVWGRPSRAVVTGDTALAGLVSGL from the coding sequence ATGGCGAGCGACCTGCTGCACAACGCCCTGCACGACCAGGCCGCGGCGTTCCGCAGCGCCGCGCTCCGCGCCGGACCGAACGCCGAGGTCGCGACCTGTCCAGGGTGGACGGTCCGCCACCTGGTGCAGCACCTGGGCCAGGCCTACTCACGGGCGGAGCGCTCGATGCACCTGGAGCCGGGCAGCCCGCGCCCCGAATCCGCGCGCCCACCGGCCGAGTTCGACGACGTGCTGGCCTGGTGGGACGAGCGGCTCGCCGAACTGCGGCACACGCTGTCCACGGTGGACCCCGACCGCCGGGTGCGGTTCCTCACCGGCAGCGGCACGCCGGGCGACTGGGCCCGGCGGGTGGCGCACGAGACGGCGATCCACCGGCTCGACGCCGAGCACGCGCTGGCCGCACTGGGCCCGGACCACGTGCACGACCTGATCTTCGACCCCGAGCTCGCCGCCGACGGCATCGACGAGTTCCTGACGGCGGTGCTGCCGGCCGTCGACTGGACGAAGCACGACCGCGCGGGGCAGGTGCTCGTGCACAGCCCGGACGCGGGGCGGGCGTGGCTGGTCGAGTTCCGCCCGGGCGAGCCGCCGGAGGCCGGACCGGTGACGGGCGCGGCGCTCGAGGTCGACGCGACCATCGCCGGGACGGCCGACGCGGTGTACCGGAAGGTGTGGGGCCGCCCGAGCCGGGCCGTGGTCACCGGCGACACCGCGCTGGCCGGCCTGGTCTCCGGCCTCTGA
- a CDS encoding YbaK/EbsC family protein: MGVDWSSAAGTLDVVPALERLDLLADPVAEVVRELDDARIGATEIDPDLADTAAFCEQYGSPLELSANCVVVAGKRAGEVRYAACLVLATTRADVNGVVKRRLDVRKASFAPMDDAVRLTGMEYGGITPFGLPADWPVLIDPQVAKAPAVVVGSGVRRSKLITPGEVLTQLPTAEVLEGLGR, from the coding sequence ATGGGTGTTGACTGGTCCTCGGCTGCAGGAACGTTGGACGTGGTACCGGCGCTGGAGCGCCTCGACCTGCTCGCCGACCCGGTGGCGGAGGTGGTCCGGGAGCTCGACGACGCCCGCATCGGGGCGACCGAGATCGATCCCGACCTGGCGGACACTGCGGCGTTCTGCGAGCAGTACGGCTCCCCGCTGGAGCTGTCGGCGAACTGCGTGGTCGTCGCGGGCAAGCGGGCCGGCGAAGTCCGCTACGCCGCCTGCCTGGTCCTGGCGACCACCCGCGCGGACGTCAACGGTGTGGTCAAGCGCCGCCTGGACGTGCGCAAGGCGTCCTTCGCGCCGATGGACGACGCGGTGCGGCTGACCGGCATGGAGTACGGCGGGATCACCCCGTTCGGCCTGCCGGCGGACTGGCCGGTGCTGATCGACCCGCAGGTCGCGAAGGCCCCGGCGGTGGTGGTCGGCAGCGGCGTGCGCCGCAGCAAGCTCATCACGCCCGGCGAGGTCCTGACCCAGCTGCCCACCGCAGAGGTCCTGGAGGGCCTGGGCCGCTGA